The following are from one region of the Staphylococcus schleiferi genome:
- the atpB gene encoding F0F1 ATP synthase subunit A codes for MDHKQPVVTWNFLGVDINFNLSTIMMLIITAVIVFIIAVLCTRNLQKRPKGAQNFIEWVFDFVRGIIESNMAWSKGGQFHFLAVTLILFIFVANMLGLPLQFINNHYLWWKSPTADPHVTLTLATMMVLLTHYYGVKMRGTKNYLKGYGQPYLALLPINVFEEFASTLTLGLRLYGNIYAGEILLGLLAKATTGVAFGFLIGIPGLIVWQGFSIFVGSIQAYIFLMLAMVYMSHKVLDDH; via the coding sequence ATGGATCATAAACAACCCGTGGTGACATGGAATTTTCTTGGAGTGGACATTAATTTCAACTTATCTACAATTATGATGTTGATTATCACAGCAGTCATAGTGTTTATTATTGCAGTCTTATGTACACGCAATCTCCAGAAGAGACCTAAAGGTGCGCAAAACTTCATTGAATGGGTTTTTGATTTTGTTCGAGGAATTATCGAAAGTAATATGGCTTGGTCGAAAGGTGGACAATTTCACTTCTTAGCAGTCACTTTAATACTCTTTATTTTTGTGGCGAACATGCTAGGGCTTCCATTGCAATTTATAAATAACCATTATTTATGGTGGAAGTCACCTACAGCAGATCCGCATGTCACTTTAACACTCGCAACGATGATGGTTCTGTTAACGCATTACTATGGTGTTAAAATGCGTGGTACAAAAAACTATCTAAAAGGTTATGGTCAACCATACCTTGCATTGTTGCCAATCAATGTGTTCGAAGAGTTTGCATCAACACTAACACTCGGTCTTCGTTTATACGGTAACATATATGCGGGTGAAATATTATTAGGTTTGCTTGCAAAAGCGACAACAGGCGTTGCTTTTGGCTTCTTAATAGGTATTCCTGGTTTAATTGTTTGGCAAGGTTTCTCAATCTTTGTAGGCTCAATCCAAGCCTATATCTTTTTAATGTTAGCAATGGTTTATATGTCACACAAAGTGCTTGACGACCATTAA
- the fabZ gene encoding 3-hydroxyacyl-ACP dehydratase FabZ — METIFDYNEIKNIIPHRQPFLLIDKVVEYEPGQRCVGIKQVSGNEPFFQGHFPEYAVMPGVLITEALAQTGAVAMLNSEENKGKLALFAGIDKCRFKKQVVPGDTLRLEVEITKIKGPIGKGTAKATVDGQIACSCELTFALQDPNA; from the coding sequence ATGGAAACCATCTTTGATTATAATGAAATAAAAAATATTATACCGCACCGTCAACCTTTTTTGTTGATAGATAAAGTTGTTGAATATGAGCCGGGTCAACGTTGCGTGGGTATTAAACAAGTTTCAGGTAATGAGCCGTTTTTCCAAGGCCATTTTCCAGAATATGCAGTTATGCCAGGCGTCTTGATTACAGAAGCTTTAGCACAAACAGGTGCTGTCGCTATGCTGAATAGTGAGGAGAATAAAGGGAAGTTAGCCTTATTTGCTGGTATAGATAAATGTCGTTTTAAAAAGCAAGTGGTTCCAGGAGATACACTACGTTTAGAAGTAGAAATCACAAAAATTAAAGGGCCGATAGGAAAAGGGACTGCTAAAGCAACAGTTGATGGTCAAATTGCATGTAGTTGTGAATTAACTTTCGCATTGCAAGATCCTAATGCCTAA
- the atpA gene encoding F0F1 ATP synthase subunit alpha, producing the protein MAIKAEEISALLRSQIENYESEMSVTDVGTVIQIGDGIALVHGLNDVMAGELLEFHNGVLGLAQNLEETNVGVVILGPYDEIKEGDEVKRTGRIMEVPVGEELIGRVVNSLGQPIDGQGPINSTKTRPIEKKATGVMARKSVDEPLQTGIKAIDALVPIGRGQRELIIGDRQTGKTTVAIDTILNQKDQDMICVYVAIGQKESTVRAAVEKLRQAGALDYTIVVSASAAQPAPMLYIAPYAGVSMAEEFMFNGKHVLIVYDDLTKQAAAYRELSLLLRRPPGREAYPGDVFYLHSRLLERAAKLNDDLGGGSITALPFVETQAGDISAYVPTNVISITDGQIFLQSDLFFSGIRPAINAGLSVSRVGGSAQIKAMKKVAGTLRLDLASYRELESFAQFGSDLDEATARKLERGKRTVEVLKQDQNKPLPVEHQVLIIYALTRGYLDDIPVVDITRFESEIIEWTKSNANDIFTEIRETGGLPADDKFEAAITEFKKGFKVSEE; encoded by the coding sequence ATGGCCATAAAAGCTGAAGAAATTAGTGCATTACTTCGCTCACAAATTGAAAACTATGAGTCAGAAATGTCTGTAACAGATGTAGGTACAGTTATTCAAATTGGTGACGGTATTGCATTAGTTCACGGATTAAACGACGTTATGGCTGGTGAATTATTAGAATTCCATAACGGCGTACTTGGACTGGCACAAAACTTAGAAGAAACAAACGTGGGTGTCGTAATTTTAGGTCCTTATGATGAAATTAAAGAAGGCGACGAAGTAAAACGTACTGGACGTATTATGGAGGTTCCAGTAGGTGAAGAATTGATCGGTCGTGTCGTAAACTCATTAGGACAACCTATTGATGGACAAGGTCCAATTAATTCGACGAAAACACGCCCTATCGAGAAAAAAGCAACAGGTGTTATGGCACGTAAATCTGTTGACGAACCTTTACAAACAGGTATCAAAGCAATTGACGCGCTTGTTCCAATTGGTCGTGGTCAACGTGAATTGATTATTGGTGACCGTCAAACGGGTAAAACTACAGTTGCCATTGATACGATTTTGAACCAAAAAGATCAAGACATGATTTGTGTCTATGTTGCGATTGGTCAAAAAGAATCAACAGTACGTGCAGCCGTTGAAAAATTACGTCAAGCTGGAGCATTAGATTACACAATTGTTGTTTCTGCTTCTGCAGCTCAACCAGCTCCAATGTTATACATCGCACCATATGCAGGTGTATCTATGGCTGAAGAATTCATGTTTAACGGTAAACATGTCTTAATCGTTTATGATGATTTAACAAAACAAGCAGCTGCATACCGTGAGTTATCATTATTATTACGTCGTCCACCAGGTCGTGAAGCTTATCCAGGTGATGTGTTCTACTTACACAGTCGTTTATTAGAACGTGCGGCGAAGTTAAATGATGATTTAGGTGGCGGTTCAATCACTGCCTTACCATTCGTTGAAACACAAGCAGGTGACATTTCTGCTTATGTCCCAACAAACGTTATCTCGATTACAGATGGTCAAATCTTCTTACAATCAGACTTGTTCTTCTCAGGTATTCGACCAGCGATTAACGCAGGTCTTTCAGTATCACGTGTAGGGGGTTCTGCACAAATTAAAGCAATGAAAAAAGTTGCGGGTACATTACGTTTAGACTTAGCCTCTTATCGTGAATTAGAATCATTCGCTCAGTTTGGTTCTGACCTTGATGAAGCAACAGCCCGCAAATTAGAGCGTGGTAAACGTACAGTTGAAGTACTTAAACAAGATCAAAACAAGCCATTACCAGTTGAACATCAAGTGTTAATCATTTACGCATTAACACGTGGCTATTTAGACGATATTCCAGTGGTTGATATTACACGCTTTGAAAGTGAAATTATTGAATGGACAAAATCAAATGCCAACGATATCTTCACTGAAATTCGTGAAACTGGCGGATTGCCTGCAGATGATAAATTTGAAGCAGCAATTACGGAATTCAAAAAAGGATTCAAAGTTTCAGAAGAATAA
- the wecB gene encoding non-hydrolyzing UDP-N-acetylglucosamine 2-epimerase, whose protein sequence is MKRIMTIFGTRPEAIKMAPLVLQLKKDEQLEPIVVVTAQHREMLDSVLDTFGIEPDYDLNVMKQGQTLSEVTSRVLTGLESVIKQAKPDMILVHGDTTTTFAGSLAAFYNEISIGHVEAGLRTWNKYSPFPEEMNRQMTGVMADIHFAPTEQAAQNLLNEKKDPNTVVVTGNTAIDAMHTTVDDQYQSEIIQRHQGKRIILLTAHRRENIGAPMENIFKAVRRIVEEVEDAVIVYPMHKNPRVREIAYRHLNDHERIELIEPLEVVDFHNFAHQAHFILTDSGGVQEEAPSLGKPVLVLRDTTERPEGVEAGTLKLVGTEENDVYEATKALLTDESLYQEMSIAQNPYGDGQASKRICENIKYMYGLIEEKPEGFKVK, encoded by the coding sequence ATGAAAAGGATTATGACGATTTTTGGTACTAGGCCAGAAGCCATCAAAATGGCACCTCTTGTTTTGCAGCTTAAAAAAGATGAACAACTCGAACCGATAGTCGTTGTCACAGCCCAACATCGTGAAATGTTAGACTCTGTGTTGGATACTTTTGGCATCGAACCGGATTACGATTTAAATGTCATGAAGCAAGGACAAACGTTATCAGAAGTGACGTCACGCGTACTTACAGGTTTAGAAAGTGTCATTAAGCAAGCCAAACCGGATATGATTTTGGTTCATGGAGATACAACAACAACGTTTGCGGGCAGTCTCGCTGCTTTTTATAACGAAATCAGTATTGGCCATGTTGAAGCGGGATTACGAACTTGGAATAAGTACTCTCCGTTTCCTGAAGAGATGAATCGTCAAATGACAGGTGTCATGGCAGATATTCATTTTGCACCTACTGAACAAGCAGCGCAAAATCTTTTGAATGAAAAGAAAGATCCCAATACAGTTGTTGTTACTGGGAATACGGCAATCGATGCTATGCATACAACAGTTGACGATCAATATCAATCTGAAATCATTCAACGGCACCAAGGTAAACGCATCATACTGCTAACAGCACATCGTCGAGAAAACATAGGGGCACCTATGGAAAATATCTTTAAGGCAGTTAGACGAATCGTGGAAGAAGTAGAAGATGCAGTTATCGTCTATCCAATGCATAAAAATCCAAGAGTTCGTGAAATCGCGTATCGTCATTTAAATGATCACGAACGTATTGAATTAATTGAGCCGCTTGAAGTGGTAGATTTTCATAATTTCGCGCATCAAGCACATTTTATTTTAACGGATTCCGGCGGTGTTCAAGAGGAAGCGCCGTCATTAGGAAAACCTGTACTCGTTTTAAGAGACACGACTGAACGACCTGAAGGGGTTGAAGCGGGGACACTTAAACTTGTAGGTACCGAAGAAAATGATGTGTATGAAGCAACAAAAGCATTATTAACAGATGAATCACTTTATCAAGAAATGAGTATCGCTCAAAATCCATATGGTGACGGTCAAGCCTCAAAACGTATTTGTGAGAACATTAAATATATGTATGGCTTAATCGAAGAAAAACCAGAAGGCTTTAAAGTGAAGTAA
- the atpG gene encoding ATP synthase F1 subunit gamma, translating to MASLKEIDSRIKSTKKTKQITNAMNMVSSSKLRKAEKNAKTFRPYMEKMEDAITAIAGANTNNTHPMLVEREVKRVGYMVITSDRGLAGAYSANVLKHMIRDIEKRHQSSDEYSIIVLGQIGASFLKNRGYEIENTLTDIPDQPSFKAIQAIAKRAVDLYAEERIDELHVYYSHYMSVIENKPRSKKLLPLSPEDSSLGHGALSSYEFEPDKEAILKVLLPQYIESLIYGTILDAKASEHASRMNAMKNASDNAGEMIDDLSLQFNRARQAAITQQITEIVGGSAALE from the coding sequence GTGGCTTCATTAAAAGAAATTGATTCTCGTATAAAATCAACGAAAAAGACGAAGCAAATTACAAACGCGATGAACATGGTTTCAAGTTCGAAATTGCGTAAGGCTGAAAAAAACGCAAAGACATTTCGACCATATATGGAAAAAATGGAAGATGCGATTACAGCGATTGCGGGTGCGAATACGAATAACACCCATCCTATGCTTGTTGAACGCGAAGTGAAACGTGTCGGTTATATGGTGATTACAAGTGACCGAGGCCTTGCAGGTGCATACAGTGCCAACGTTTTAAAACATATGATTCGTGATATCGAAAAACGACATCAAAGTTCTGACGAATACAGTATTATTGTGCTAGGACAAATCGGTGCTTCATTTTTAAAAAATAGAGGATACGAGATTGAAAATACATTAACTGATATTCCAGATCAGCCTTCATTTAAAGCCATTCAAGCTATAGCTAAACGCGCTGTTGACTTATACGCAGAAGAACGTATTGATGAATTACATGTCTACTATAGCCATTACATGAGTGTCATTGAAAATAAACCAAGAAGTAAAAAATTATTACCATTATCTCCTGAGGATTCAAGCTTAGGGCACGGCGCGTTATCGTCATATGAATTCGAACCAGATAAAGAAGCAATATTAAAAGTCTTATTACCACAATATATTGAGAGCTTAATTTATGGTACGATTCTTGATGCTAAAGCGAGTGAACATGCATCTCGTATGAATGCGATGAAGAATGCTTCTGATAATGCAGGAGAAATGATTGATGATTTATCATTACAATTTAACCGTGCGCGACAAGCAGCCATTACACAACAAATCACTGAAATTGTTGGTGGTTCAGCAGCGTTAGAATAA
- a CDS encoding F0F1 ATP synthase subunit delta produces MADVAQKYAQALFDVAIDQNALTEVYDEFTEINTAIQSQIDYLKGIDHEPKITIADRYQIVENVFKGVHPYLLNTLKIIGSHRNLHLLIAIFKAFEAQYYNFHGLADAYVESATSLTDDELMQVKNALLNRTGLKDLIIHADINESLIGGVRVKIGTKVYDGSVQNDLNQLIKKFNRAH; encoded by the coding sequence ATGGCTGACGTTGCTCAAAAATATGCCCAAGCACTTTTTGATGTTGCGATCGATCAAAATGCGTTAACAGAAGTTTACGACGAATTTACGGAAATCAATACGGCGATTCAAAGTCAAATTGATTATTTAAAAGGTATCGACCATGAGCCAAAAATTACAATTGCAGATCGATATCAAATCGTAGAGAACGTGTTTAAAGGTGTACATCCATACTTATTGAATACATTAAAAATTATCGGATCACACCGGAATTTACATTTGCTTATTGCAATATTTAAAGCATTTGAAGCGCAGTATTATAACTTCCATGGTTTAGCAGATGCATACGTAGAATCAGCAACATCTTTAACAGATGATGAATTGATGCAAGTTAAAAATGCATTGTTAAATCGTACAGGACTTAAAGATTTAATCATTCATGCTGATATCAATGAATCCCTCATTGGTGGCGTGCGCGTTAAAATTGGGACTAAGGTCTACGATGGCAGTGTACAAAATGATTTAAATCAACTTATTAAAAAGTTTAACAGAGCACATTAA
- the murA gene encoding UDP-N-acetylglucosamine 1-carboxyvinyltransferase → MDRIIVKGGQTLKGEVTVEGAKNAVLPIITASLLASKGKSELLNVPALSDVETINNVLSVLNAKVKYHEKKQSVTVDASKDLNEEAPYEYVSKMRASILVMGPLLARLGRAKVALPGGCAIGSRPIEQHLKGLEALGAKIYQEAGYIYAEAPQGLVGNEIHFDFPSVGATQNVIMAATLAKGRTVIENVAREPEIVDLANYINEMGGDVKGAGTDTIIIKGVESLKGVQHVIIPDRIEAGTLMIAAAITRGDVLVKGAIKEHMTSLVYKLEEMGVNLEYQEDGIRVTAPEQLQPVDVKTLPHPGFPTDMQSQMMALLLTAEGHKVITETVFENRFMHVGEFKRMNAKISVEGRSAKIEGKSELQGAQVKATDLRAAAALILAGLVADGETTVTELKHLDRGYVNFHGKLKSLGAQIERVND, encoded by the coding sequence ATGGATAGAATTATTGTTAAAGGCGGTCAAACGCTTAAAGGTGAAGTAACGGTAGAGGGGGCAAAAAATGCAGTCCTACCGATTATTACAGCTTCATTATTAGCAAGTAAAGGGAAAAGTGAATTACTTAACGTACCTGCTTTAAGTGATGTCGAAACAATTAACAACGTGCTTAGCGTTTTAAATGCTAAAGTGAAATATCATGAAAAAAAGCAATCGGTAACAGTCGATGCTTCTAAAGATTTAAATGAAGAAGCCCCTTATGAATATGTGAGTAAAATGAGAGCTAGCATCCTTGTTATGGGACCTTTATTAGCTAGATTAGGACGTGCAAAAGTAGCATTACCTGGAGGGTGTGCAATCGGTTCCCGTCCGATAGAGCAGCACTTAAAAGGTCTTGAAGCATTAGGTGCCAAAATATATCAAGAAGCAGGTTATATCTATGCTGAAGCACCTCAAGGTTTAGTTGGAAATGAGATCCATTTTGATTTTCCAAGTGTAGGCGCAACACAAAATGTGATTATGGCAGCAACCTTGGCAAAAGGACGTACCGTCATTGAAAATGTTGCAAGAGAACCTGAAATTGTCGACCTCGCAAATTACATTAATGAAATGGGTGGCGACGTTAAAGGTGCAGGCACAGATACCATCATTATTAAGGGTGTTGAATCATTGAAAGGGGTCCAACACGTAATTATTCCTGACCGTATCGAAGCAGGAACACTGATGATTGCTGCTGCCATTACGAGAGGCGACGTATTGGTTAAAGGTGCAATTAAAGAGCACATGACAAGTTTAGTCTATAAATTGGAAGAAATGGGTGTAAACCTCGAATATCAAGAGGATGGTATACGTGTAACTGCTCCGGAACAACTACAGCCAGTAGATGTTAAAACGCTTCCTCACCCAGGTTTCCCGACAGATATGCAGTCACAAATGATGGCACTGCTTTTAACAGCTGAAGGCCATAAAGTCATCACGGAAACGGTGTTTGAAAACCGATTTATGCATGTAGGTGAATTCAAACGTATGAATGCTAAAATATCAGTTGAAGGCCGTAGCGCAAAAATAGAAGGCAAAAGTGAGTTGCAAGGTGCGCAAGTCAAAGCAACCGATTTACGTGCAGCAGCAGCTTTAATTTTAGCTGGCCTTGTGGCAGATGGAGAAACAACAGTAACTGAACTGAAACACCTTGATCGTGGTTATGTGAATTTTCATGGAAAGCTTAAATCATTAGGTGCTCAAATTGAAAGAGTTAATGACTAA
- a CDS encoding F0F1 ATP synthase subunit B translates to MIVTANLFTFAAATGVNIGDIIVTVLTFIILLALLKKFAWGPLKKVMDDRERSINQDIDDAERAKMNAQRLEEENRQKLKETQDEVHKILEDAKVQAQRQQEEIIHEANQRANGMIETAQSEIKSEKERALAEINNQVSELSVLIASKVLRKEISEQDQKALIEKYVKEVGDK, encoded by the coding sequence ATCATAGTGACTGCTAATTTATTTACCTTTGCAGCTGCAACTGGCGTAAATATTGGTGATATTATCGTTACAGTGTTAACGTTTATTATCTTGCTTGCGCTATTGAAAAAGTTTGCTTGGGGACCACTTAAAAAAGTCATGGACGATCGTGAGCGTTCGATTAATCAAGATATTGATGATGCAGAACGTGCAAAAATGAATGCTCAACGTTTAGAAGAAGAAAATAGACAAAAATTAAAAGAAACACAAGACGAAGTGCATAAAATTCTTGAAGATGCTAAAGTTCAAGCTCAACGTCAGCAAGAAGAGATTATTCACGAGGCGAACCAACGTGCTAACGGTATGATTGAAACAGCCCAAAGTGAAATTAAGAGTGAAAAAGAACGTGCATTGGCAGAAATTAACAATCAAGTTTCTGAACTTTCAGTACTGATTGCATCAAAAGTATTGCGTAAAGAAATCTCTGAACAAGATCAAAAAGCTTTAATAGAGAAGTATGTTAAAGAGGTAGGGGATAAGTAA
- a CDS encoding F0F1 ATP synthase subunit epsilon, which produces MNTLTLDIVTPNGSVYKEENVEIVVLQTTAGEMGVMYGHIPTVTPLRIGHIKVTKDGKADYIAVTEGFAEIRHEKVNILAQAAESAEDIDLERAKSAKQRATFYLEGDQSDTDLKRAERALQRADNRIEVAKYK; this is translated from the coding sequence ATGAATACATTAACCTTAGATATCGTCACTCCTAATGGTTCTGTTTATAAAGAAGAGAACGTAGAAATCGTTGTCTTACAAACAACAGCAGGCGAGATGGGTGTGATGTACGGTCACATTCCGACGGTTACACCATTAAGAATCGGTCATATCAAAGTGACTAAAGATGGCAAAGCAGATTATATCGCTGTAACAGAAGGGTTTGCTGAGATTAGACATGAAAAAGTAAATATTTTAGCACAAGCTGCTGAATCAGCAGAAGATATTGACTTAGAGCGTGCAAAATCAGCAAAACAACGTGCAACTTTTTATCTTGAAGGAGATCAATCAGATACGGATTTAAAACGTGCAGAACGTGCATTGCAACGTGCTGATAACCGTATCGAAGTTGCTAAATACAAGTAG
- a CDS encoding DUF1146 family protein has product MDYMGQFAIAHIITHVFCICIAYWGLNAIRLDQFFKKGFPMQVQVIMIFAAILLGTSVSNFIIDLLHFSTQIRYLF; this is encoded by the coding sequence ATGGATTATATGGGTCAATTTGCTATCGCACATATTATAACGCACGTGTTCTGTATTTGTATTGCTTATTGGGGCTTAAATGCAATTAGGCTAGATCAGTTTTTTAAAAAAGGATTTCCTATGCAAGTACAAGTCATTATGATTTTTGCAGCAATTTTATTAGGCACAAGCGTGAGTAATTTTATTATTGATTTACTACATTTTTCTACGCAAATCAGATATTTATTTTAA
- the atpD gene encoding F0F1 ATP synthase subunit beta: protein MGLGRVTQVMGPVIDVRFEHNEIPNINNALIIEVARDGETESLTLEVALHLGDDVVRTIAMDSTDGVQRGSEVKDTGAPISVPVGDATLGRVFNVLGEHIDLENEIDASVRRDPIHRSAPQFDELSTEVEILETGIKVVDLLAPYIKGGKIGLFGGAGVGKTVLIQELINNIAQEHGGISVFAGVGERTREGNDLYYEMKDSGVIAKTAMVFGQMNEPPGARMRVALSGLTMAEYFRDEQGQDVLLFIDNIFRFTQAGSEVSALLGRMPSAVGYQPTLATEMGQLQERITSTNKGSVTSIQAVFVPADDYTDPAPATAFAHLDATTNLERKLSEMGIYPAVDPLASTSRALEPTVVGQEHYDVARQVQSTLQKYRELQDIIAILGMDELSDEDKKTVERARRIQFFLSQNFHVAEQFTGQKGSYVPVKQTVQDFKAILDGKYDHIPEDAFRLVGGIDDVIAKTKDMGVEV from the coding sequence ATGGGATTAGGCCGTGTAACTCAGGTCATGGGGCCAGTTATTGACGTGCGTTTTGAACATAATGAAATTCCAAATATTAACAACGCACTTATCATTGAAGTGGCAAGAGATGGTGAAACTGAGAGTTTAACTTTAGAGGTCGCACTTCATTTAGGTGACGATGTTGTACGTACAATCGCAATGGACTCTACAGATGGTGTTCAACGTGGTTCGGAAGTAAAAGATACTGGCGCACCAATTAGTGTACCAGTAGGAGATGCTACACTTGGACGTGTCTTCAATGTTTTAGGTGAACATATTGACTTAGAAAATGAAATTGACGCTTCAGTACGTCGTGATCCGATTCACCGTTCAGCACCTCAATTTGATGAACTTTCTACAGAAGTAGAAATTTTAGAAACTGGAATTAAAGTTGTAGACTTATTAGCACCTTACATTAAAGGTGGTAAGATTGGATTATTTGGTGGTGCCGGTGTAGGTAAAACTGTATTAATTCAAGAATTAATTAACAATATCGCGCAAGAGCACGGTGGTATTTCAGTATTCGCTGGTGTAGGTGAACGTACACGTGAAGGTAATGACTTATACTATGAAATGAAAGATAGTGGTGTTATTGCTAAAACAGCGATGGTATTCGGACAAATGAACGAGCCACCTGGTGCACGTATGCGTGTTGCGTTATCCGGTTTAACTATGGCTGAATATTTCCGTGATGAACAAGGACAAGACGTATTATTGTTTATCGACAATATTTTCCGTTTCACACAAGCAGGTTCAGAAGTATCAGCATTATTAGGCCGTATGCCTTCAGCAGTAGGTTACCAACCAACGTTAGCGACTGAAATGGGTCAATTACAAGAGCGTATTACATCTACAAACAAAGGGTCTGTTACATCAATTCAAGCGGTATTCGTACCAGCCGATGACTATACTGACCCAGCGCCAGCAACAGCTTTCGCGCACTTAGATGCAACAACAAACTTGGAACGTAAACTTAGTGAAATGGGTATCTACCCAGCTGTGGACCCATTAGCTTCAACGTCACGTGCACTTGAACCTACTGTAGTTGGACAAGAACACTATGATGTTGCACGACAAGTTCAATCTACTTTACAAAAATACCGTGAATTACAAGATATCATTGCTATTTTAGGTATGGATGAATTGTCAGATGAAGATAAGAAAACTGTTGAACGTGCGCGTCGTATCCAATTCTTCTTATCACAAAACTTCCATGTTGCTGAACAATTTACAGGTCAAAAAGGATCTTACGTCCCTGTTAAACAAACTGTACAAGACTTCAAAGCAATTTTAGATGGTAAGTATGACCATATCCCTGAAGATGCATTCCGCTTAGTGGGTGGCATTGATGACGTGATTGCGAAAACAAAAGATATGGGTGTAGAAGTTTAA
- a CDS encoding ATP synthase subunit I, whose translation MNRFSKMFQPFLTYYSTILVGLLILYVFKIQPPIVLGLIVGIIASIANTCIFEYYLKRSKKTNVGHISTGSGWRFLIAILACIGWVFFQAQIHILGVLIGLMVSYVLMVFRPFIKNEKDEL comes from the coding sequence ATGAATCGTTTTTCTAAAATGTTTCAGCCGTTTTTAACATATTACTCTACGATTTTAGTAGGGCTTTTAATCCTATATGTTTTCAAGATCCAACCACCAATTGTACTTGGGCTCATCGTAGGAATAATTGCATCCATTGCGAATACATGTATTTTTGAATACTATTTAAAGCGATCAAAGAAAACCAATGTTGGTCACATTTCAACTGGAAGTGGTTGGCGATTTTTAATCGCAATTTTAGCATGTATTGGATGGGTATTCTTTCAAGCACAAATACATATTCTTGGCGTCTTGATAGGGTTGATGGTTTCATATGTGTTAATGGTTTTTCGTCCTTTTATTAAGAACGAAAAAGACGAATTATAA
- the atpE gene encoding F0F1 ATP synthase subunit C: MNLIAAAIAIGLSALGAGIGNGLIVSRTVEGVARQPEARTQLMSIMFIGIGLVEALPIIGVVITFIVLFI, translated from the coding sequence ATGAATTTAATCGCAGCAGCAATCGCAATTGGTTTATCAGCATTAGGTGCAGGTATCGGTAACGGTTTAATCGTTTCTAGAACAGTCGAAGGTGTAGCACGTCAACCAGAAGCACGTACACAATTAATGTCAATCATGTTCATTGGTATTGGTTTAGTTGAGGCACTTCCTATCATCGGGGTTGTTATTACATTCATCGTTTTATTCATTTAA